CCCACACCTTCTTCGGTCAGCACGAGATCCAGGGAAATCCAATAGGGATCAACAGTGAAGGGCACACTGTAACTCCCCGAGGAAATCCACTTTTTCTCATCCCTGAGTTTAATCATCAGGGGGGAATTGTCGGAAAAATAGTGTTCAGCCAAAATCCGGGCTGCAATGTGGGCCAGACGATCCTGTGAATAGCCGGGAATTTTCCAGGCGATTTTTACTCTCGGAGCAGGGATGGATGCATCATACAGGGTGTCCTGACAACTGACGGGTGTCAGGGAAGCCCTGACTGATGGAAGGGGTGCAGATTCATAAGCCCATCCGGAAAAAAGATCTCCGGCTTTAGACAGAACATCACCCGGTCTGTCAATTTTTCCGGCAATGAACATGATGGTTTTATCCGGCCTGTATTCCTTCTTATAGAAATCCCGGATATATTCAAACTCATCCGGCATATTCATCACATCTTCCCGATATCCGATCACCGAATGTTCATAGGCATGTCCCTGAAACATGCAGGCCTGCAGAGCATTATCCATACGATTATTCGGATATTTTTCGGATATATTGAATTCACCGATGACGGCACCGGTTTCAGCTTTAAAATCCTCCTTTTTCAGGGAGAGCCGCATCAAGCGATCTGCTTCAAGAGCCAGGACATCTTCCCAGCCGGCCGGATCGCAACTGACAGTATAACATGTATAATCCATGGATGTATAAGCGTTACTGTCCCCACCGTACCGATACAAAATATTCACCCGGTCTTCAGTAGAATAATTTTCCGATCCCCGGAACATCATGTGTTCCAGCAGGTGGGCATATCCGGTATATCCTTTATCTGTTTCATTCCTTGATCCGGTTCGAATCAGGGTGGCAAAACTCACCGTGTGTGCATCCCGGATGGGAATCACAACAATCCGCATTTGATTCGGCAACTGTTTTTCATACATAAGATAGGGGAAAAAAGTGGCATTCAACGGCAAGACCGTGAAACAGAGTCCAAAAAGAATTGCTATGCTTAGTTTGCAGTTTTTTTTCATCAATTGAAAAATACAAGCTGTTAAAATAAAAAGAAAGATTTTCCGGTATTAAAAGGGACGGTTAGATCCCTTTTTTGGAAAACTTTGGATTGAGTTGCCGGGCAATAATCTGCCGTTTGAGATTGGCAATATTCGCCGTGGGGTCCACATTTTTAGGACACACCGTCTGACAGTTAAAAAGAGTATGGCAGCGAAAAACACCGTGTTCATCGCAAACCAGTGCCAGCCGTTGTTCATCGGCCTTATCCCGTGAATCCATTAAAAAACGGTTTGCCTTGGCCAGAGCTGCCGGCCCGAGATATTCATCATCATACCCATTGACGGCACAGGAGGCATAACAGGCACCGCAGAGAATGCAATCTACTATATAATCAAGATAAGCGCGTTCATCCTGTGTCTGAATCCGTTCCGCCCCCTCATCGGGATCTCCGGGGATCAAATAGGGTTTTATGGCCTTGAGCTTTTCAAAAAAAGGTGTCATATCCACAACCAGATCCCGAATGATGTCCATGTGCGCCATGGGACGAATCGTTATGGAAGAACCTAAATGGCTCACCTGTGTTTCACAGGCCAGGCGGTATTTCCCGTTGATATGCATGGCACAGGATCCACAGATACCTTCCCGGCAGGATGAACGGTAAGCCAGGGAACCGTCCAGATTCTCCTGAATATAGTTCAAAGCCTGCAGAACCGTCATACCCGGGCGGCAGGGGACTTTAAATGTATCAAAACGGTGTTTTTTGTCCGTTTGCGGGTTAAAACGAAATATTTTAAATATCTTTGAATCAGCCATGCTTATCTCCGGTAAGATCTACTAATAATGACGTTTTTTTGCTTTATACAGGGATAAGTCCACAGAGGAATAACCAAGGTGCACCGTCCCGTCTTTCCAGCTTGCAATGGTATGTTTCATCCAATTTTTATCATCCCGCATGGGATAGTCGGTCCGGAACTGTGCACCGCGGCTTTCCTGACGGTTGATAGCGCCACGGAGAATCACTTCTGCCAGATCCAGGCTTCCTTTAAGCTGTAGTGCCCATAACAAATCAAAGTTGGCAATCCGTCCGCTGCTGTTCAAACCGATATGCCGATATCTTTCCTTGAGTTCTTTTACTTTTTCCAATGAAGCGTTCATCGTCCGGGCTTCCCGGAAAATGCCGGCGCCGGAATCCATTGCTTCGCCCAGTTCATGCTTGATGGCGGAATGTTTTTCTTTTCCTTTGGATTTAAGAAGCTGTTCTATTTTATCTTCTTCTTCCCTGAGAATTTGATTCAGGAAACTTACCGGGACATCCTCTCCGCCCCCGTCTTTGAAATAAGCGGAAGCATACTCGCCGGCAATTTTCCCGAAAACGACTGTTTCCAGGAGTGAATTTCCTCCCAGGCGGTTTGATCCATGCACACTGACACATGCGCATTCACCTGCAGCAAAAAATCCCTTGATTTTCGATTCGGTGTTGAGATTTACATCCAGCCCGCCCATGGTATAATGCTGTCCCGGTGCGACGGGAATGGGTTCGTCAATAGGATCCACGCCGGCAAAATGGATGGCATGCATACGAATACCCGGAAGCCTTTCGAGAATTTTCTTTTTCCCCAGGTGCCGGAGATCCAGGTGAATATATTTCCCTTCAACACCCCGGCCTGCCAGAATTTCACGCTGCATATTCCGGGCAACAATATCCCTGGGTGCCATTTCCATGGCCTTTGCCGAATCCTCGTAGTTCGCCAGAAAACGTTCTTTCTTGTTGTTCAGGAGAAAGCCTCCCTCTCCCCTGGCGCCTTCGGTTATAAGTACATTATTGGTGTAGAGTTCAGTGGGATGAAATTGAATAAATTCCATATCTTTAAGGGGAACACCCTCATAAAAGGGGACACACATTCCCCAGCCTGTATTGATGTAAGCATTGCTGGTCCGACCGAAGACGCGTCCAGATCCACCTGTAGCCCAGATCACGGCCTGACCGGCAAATATTTCAAATTCACCGGTATTAATATTCAGGGCAATCACACCCTTTGCCGTGCCGTTATGCACAATCAAACGGGTAACAAACCACTCATCAAAAATCTGCATATCCGCCCGTTCACTGGCGGCTTCAAACTTCAATGCCTGTTCATAAAGGGTATGAAGAAGCACGTGCCCGGTTTTATCCGTTGCATAACAGGTCCGGGGAAAACCAGCTCCTCCAAAAGGTCTTTGAGCGATACGCCCGTCTTCCGTACGGCTGAAAGGTGCCCCCCAGTGTTCCAGCTCGTATATCCGTTCAATACCCTCAGTGGTCATTTTCAATACGGCTTTCTGATCGGCCAGATAATCACTGCCTTTGATTGTGTCGAAAGCATGGAGCTCGGGGCTGTCAAACTTTCCGCGGGGATGATTGCTCAAAGCGGCGTTGATTCCTCCCTGGGCTGCCACACTATGGGAGCGAACCGGGTGGACTTTCGTCACCACGGCAACTTTCACGTTATGACGATTCAATTCTAAAGCCGCCCGTAATCCTGCCAATCCGGCTCCAACCACAATAACATCAGATGTAATCATAACTCAGCTTCCTCCAAACAGGACTTTCAATTCGGGAATAAAACGAAAAAGGGAAGCCAGTGCAATCGCACCGCTAAATATAAACACCCAGAGAATTAACACTTTTTGTTTATGGGAAAAACGAAGAAAATCTGTAACTGTAATACGGATCCCGTTGAACATGTGCCATAAAACGGCCAGAAGCAGAAAGTATTCCAGTACATGCCCGACTGGTGTATTATATCCTTCCATCATTTGGTTAAAGGAATCACCGCCTTCCAGGGAATGCCCCACACTGTAGATGTGTAAAATAATATAAAGGACCAAGGCCAGACCCGTAATCCGATGGAAGACAAAGGCAAGCATGCCCCAATTGAAATTCAGTATCCACTCTTTCAGAAAACCCGGTTTCCGGTTGGGCATCATACACCTCCCTGCCGTGTAAAGGGTAAGATGGCCAGTATACCGTAAAAGACAATGACGGCACCTGCAATGGTTAATGTCCAGGCGATGATTTTTTTCAATACCGGCCGGGGATTATAATCGCTGATTACATTGTACAATCCGTTGAAAGCGTGATAAATGACGGCTGTTAACAACACAATATCAAAAAAAACCCAACCGGGCGATAAGAGTCTGTC
Above is a genomic segment from Candidatus Neomarinimicrobiota bacterium containing:
- a CDS encoding insulinase family protein, which gives rise to MKKNCKLSIAILFGLCFTVLPLNATFFPYLMYEKQLPNQMRIVVIPIRDAHTVSFATLIRTGSRNETDKGYTGYAHLLEHMMFRGSENYSTEDRVNILYRYGGDSNAYTSMDYTCYTVSCDPAGWEDVLALEADRLMRLSLKKEDFKAETGAVIGEFNISEKYPNNRMDNALQACMFQGHAYEHSVIGYREDVMNMPDEFEYIRDFYKKEYRPDKTIMFIAGKIDRPGDVLSKAGDLFSGWAYESAPLPSVRASLTPVSCQDTLYDASIPAPRVKIAWKIPGYSQDRLAHIAARILAEHYFSDNSPLMIKLRDEKKWISSGSYSVPFTVDPYWISLDLVLTEEGVGAAVGDYILGIFQDSRYTLKAGELESLKKRQFYRTHMQLSSPASILGVLTGYAHIKGDPQEINHYFLALERLEILDVRQFKENYLTRRNQSELWMFAR
- a CDS encoding succinate dehydrogenase iron-sulfur subunit; protein product: MADSKIFKIFRFNPQTDKKHRFDTFKVPCRPGMTVLQALNYIQENLDGSLAYRSSCREGICGSCAMHINGKYRLACETQVSHLGSSITIRPMAHMDIIRDLVVDMTPFFEKLKAIKPYLIPGDPDEGAERIQTQDERAYLDYIVDCILCGACYASCAVNGYDDEYLGPAALAKANRFLMDSRDKADEQRLALVCDEHGVFRCHTLFNCQTVCPKNVDPTANIANLKRQIIARQLNPKFSKKGI
- a CDS encoding FAD-dependent oxidoreductase; translated protein: MITSDVIVVGAGLAGLRAALELNRHNVKVAVVTKVHPVRSHSVAAQGGINAALSNHPRGKFDSPELHAFDTIKGSDYLADQKAVLKMTTEGIERIYELEHWGAPFSRTEDGRIAQRPFGGAGFPRTCYATDKTGHVLLHTLYEQALKFEAASERADMQIFDEWFVTRLIVHNGTAKGVIALNINTGEFEIFAGQAVIWATGGSGRVFGRTSNAYINTGWGMCVPFYEGVPLKDMEFIQFHPTELYTNNVLITEGARGEGGFLLNNKKERFLANYEDSAKAMEMAPRDIVARNMQREILAGRGVEGKYIHLDLRHLGKKKILERLPGIRMHAIHFAGVDPIDEPIPVAPGQHYTMGGLDVNLNTESKIKGFFAAGECACVSVHGSNRLGGNSLLETVVFGKIAGEYASAYFKDGGGEDVPVSFLNQILREEEDKIEQLLKSKGKEKHSAIKHELGEAMDSGAGIFREARTMNASLEKVKELKERYRHIGLNSSGRIANFDLLWALQLKGSLDLAEVILRGAINRQESRGAQFRTDYPMRDDKNWMKHTIASWKDGTVHLGYSSVDLSLYKAKKRHY
- the sdhC gene encoding succinate dehydrogenase, cytochrome b556 subunit produces the protein MPNRKPGFLKEWILNFNWGMLAFVFHRITGLALVLYIILHIYSVGHSLEGGDSFNQMMEGYNTPVGHVLEYFLLLAVLWHMFNGIRITVTDFLRFSHKQKVLILWVFIFSGAIALASLFRFIPELKVLFGGS
- the sdhD gene encoding succinate dehydrogenase, hydrophobic membrane anchor protein, with amino-acid sequence MGKLIRNISPAFHWYMQRISAMILVAGLFIHFWVLHFAIERPVTFEKVQDRLLSPGWVFFDIVLLTAVIYHAFNGLYNVISDYNPRPVLKKIIAWTLTIAGAVIVFYGILAILPFTRQGGV